The Onthophagus taurus isolate NC chromosome 2, IU_Otau_3.0, whole genome shotgun sequence genome includes a window with the following:
- the LOC111427271 gene encoding OCIA domain-containing protein 1 isoform X2: MNPGNYNNDDEARKLPPGQQQRTMAQYKFSPEEMRVMRECNKESFWQRCLPLGSALGVAAYLGVQSGYLKRHPRFGPAPKVVVSVIVGYFVGKFSYQSKCAAKLMQLPNSQIGEMLRQRRRGNFQETIDSGFGPGMSLAPFSTPTETYTDVPPSNSLDIDTTRPQYDGLDDNFRPSLDNPIYEEEMPPETKYSTSYDELRKRNRDEYQNVRTGGYNRIQDQRSQQSSAQVLAKDMQPAETPQQTIRTNKYGDTLI; encoded by the exons atgaatccAGGAAATTACAACAACGACGATGAAGCCCGCAAATTACCACCGGGCCAACAACAAAGAACCATGGCCCAG tataaatTTAGTCCAGAAGAAATGCGGGTAATGCGAGAATGCAATAAAGAGAGTTTTTGGCAAAGATGTTTACCTCTCGGATCAGCTTTAGGCGTTGCTGCTTATTTAGGAGTTCAGTCAG GTTATTTAAAAAGGCATCCAAGATTTGGCCCAGCTCCAAAAGTGGTAGTATCAGTAATTGTTGGTTATTTcgttggaaaattttcttatcaaTCCAAATGCGCGGCAAAACTCATGCAATTACCTAACAGTCAAATAGGTGAGATGTTAAGACAAAGAAGAAGAGGGAATTTTCAAGAAAC AATTGATTCTGGTTTTGGTCCTGGAATGTCTTTAGCTCCATTTAGTACCCCCACTGAAACTTACACAGACGTGCCTCCATCAAACAGCTTGGATATCGACACCACCAGACCACAATATGATGGTTTGGATGATAATTTTAGACCTTCTCTCGATA ATCCTATTTACGAAGAAGAAATGCCTCCAGAAACAAAATATAGTACTTCTTATGATGAATTACGAAAGAGAAATCGAGATGAATACCAAAATGTTAGAACTGGTGGTTATAACAG AATACAAGATCAAAGATCGCAGCAATCATCTGCCCAAGTTCTTGCGAAAGATATGCAACCAGCAGAGACCCCACAGCAAACAATTAGAACTAATAAATATGGAgatacattaatttaa
- the LOC111427094 gene encoding cytochrome c oxidase subunit 5B, mitochondrial-like: MNAILKRFLRFQMPFSNNFGQKRFKKTAIGDPVDIATGLEKRYLLAQLAGNLNPFCLLMLERGPATKCQPHEIPSAYDRRIIGCVCECESCSITYMWLHKDAPKRCECGYWFKLVQVPPV, from the coding sequence ATGAATGCTatcttaaaaagatttttgcgTTTTCAAATGCCGTTCTCAAATAATTTCGGTCAAAAACGTTTCAAAAAAACTGCAATTGGTGATCCAGTCGATATTGCAACAGGCCTAGAAAAGCGTTATTTATTGGCCCAATTGGCCGGAAATTTAAACCCGTTTTGCCTGTTGATGCTTGAACGGGGTCCCGCCACCAAATGCCAACCCCACGAAATACCTTCCGCCTACGATCGAAGAATAATTGGATGCGTTTGTGAATGTGAATCCTGTTCAATTACTTACATGTGGTTACACAAGGATGCTCCTAAAAGATGCGAGTGTGGGTATTGGTTTAAATTAGTTCAGGTTCCACCagtttaa
- the LOC111427468 gene encoding peroxisomal targeting signal 2 receptor — protein MKSTFLTPNRHGYSVRFSPFNPDQLVVATSQYYGLTGGGTLFLLERNQGNLVEVGTYLWPDGLFDVTWSEIDPQTVATACGDCSLQIWNLFANTPPVILNEHTKEVYSVDWSKTRQQQLIISASWDCTVKLWDPNRKTSLSTFTGHNQLVYNAMWSPHVANCFASVSGEGTLKIWNISSPSTPITTKVHDAEVLSCDWCKYDQNLLTTGGSDGLIRGWDLRNLNQPIFQLIGCEYAVRRVQFSPHNLSVIASVSYDFTTRIWDFNKCPEAIETINHHTEFVYGLDWNVLKKGELADCGWDSLVHVFNCNSVVC, from the coding sequence ATGAAATCGACGTTTTTAACCCCGAATAGACACGGTTACAGTGTGAGATTTTCTCCATTTAACCCTGACCAATTGGTAGTAGCTACCAGTCAATATTATGGGTTGACCGGAGGCGGCACGTTGTTTCTTTTAGAACGAAATCAAGGAAATCTCGTTGAGGTTGGTACTTATCTTTGGCCAGACGGTTTATTTGATGTAACATGGTCAGAAATTGATCCTCAAACTGTGGCGACAGCATGTGGTGATTGTAGCCTACAAATATGGAATTTATTTGCAAATACACCAcctgttattttaaatgaacaCACTAAAGAGGTTTATTCGGTTGATTGGTCTAAGACTCGCCaacaacaattaataataagcgCTTCTTGGGATTGTACAGTAAAATTATGGGATCCCAATCGAAAAACATCTCTATCAACTTTTACCGGACATAATCAACTTGTTTATAATGCAATGTGGTCGCCGCATGTTGCGAATTGTTTTGCGTCAGTTTCTGGAGAGGGTACACTTAAAATATGGAATATTTCAAGTCCAAGTACCCCAATCACCACCAAAGTACATGATGCTGAAGTTTTATCGTGCGATTGGTGTAAATACGACCAGAATTTATTAACAACGGGAGGTTCTGATGGATTAATTCGAGGATGGGATCTACGAAATCTCAATCAaccaatttttcaattaattggGTGTGAATATGCGGTTAGAAGAGTCCAATTTTCACCTCACAATTTAAGCGTCATAGCCTCTGTTAGTTATGATTTTACAACAAGAATTtgggatttcaataaatgcCCAGAAGCCATTGAAACGATTAATCACCACACTGAATTTGTgtatgggttggattggaatgTATTGAAAAAAGGGGAACTTGCTGATTGTGGATGGGATAGTTTAGTACacgtttttaattgtaattctgTTGTATGTTAA
- the LOC111427557 gene encoding proton-coupled amino acid transporter 1-like isoform X2 has protein sequence MHLFKGNVGSGVFAMGYGFKNAGIMIGPWVIIVLGIICTHCMHVLLSCAKRASRITGAEVRPDFAETVQLCFETGTIAMKRAATYMRKIVNLFLCITQLGFCCVYFVFIADNLKQVLDYYGLIIDVHFHMAILLLPILLSCLIRNLKFLAPLSTVANVFMVIGISITVYYNTQNLPAISERKYVAELHQLPLFFGTALFAFEGIGLVLPLQNEMKRPDEFKKPLGVLNVGMSVVTVIYMMMGLLSYLKYGEDVMGSVTLNLPETDKLAQSVKIMISLAILLTYALQFYIPVDVIWPNVIKTFGPFNHPVLMEYTFRIFLVLVTFVLAEAIPYLGLFISLVGAVSSTTLALLFPPIIEIVLHYNISELTAWIIIKDGVIILVGLLGCVTGTYESLHSIVNQFVAEGS, from the exons ATGCATCTATTTAAAGGAAACGTCGGATCTGGGGTATTTGCTATGGGATATGGTTTTAAAAATGCGGGGATTATGATTGGACCGTGGGTGATAATAGTTTTAGGTATTATTTGTACGCATTGTATGCATGTTTTG TTATCATGCGCGAAGAGAGCTTCAAGAATAACAGGTGCCGAAGTAAGACCGGATTTTGCAGAAACAGTCCAATTATGTTTTGAAACAGGAACGATCGCAATGAAAAGAGCAGCCACGTACATGaggaaaatcgttaatttgtTCTTGTGTATAACTCAATTAGGATTCTGTTGTGTTTACTTTGTTTTCATCGctgataatttaaaacaa gTTTTGGATTATTACGGTCTTATAATCGACGTACATTTTCATATGGCAATACTCCTCCTTCCAATTCTTCTCAGCTGTTTGATtagaaatttaaagtttctcgCACCTTTATCAACTGTGGCTAACGTTTTTATGGTTATCGGAATTTCCATTACTGTTTATTATAACACCCAAAATCTCCCAGCGATAAGCGAAAGGAAATACGTAGCCGAATTACATCAGTTACCTTTGTTTTTTGGAACCGCACTATTTGCTTTTGAAGGAATCGGCTTG GTTTTACCATTACAAAACGAAATGAAGAGACccgatgaatttaaaaaacctTTGGGAGTTTTAAATGTTGGGATGAGTGTTGTTACCGTTATTTATATGATGATGGGACTTCTTAGTTACTTGAAATATGGAGAAGATGTTATGGGAAGTGTTACGTTGAATCTTCCGGAAACTGATAA attagctcaatctgtcaaaattatgatttctttGGCTATTTTATTAACTTATGCTTTACAATTCTATATCCCAgtagatgttatttggccgaatgtaataaaaacattcggTCCATTTAATCATCCCGTTTTGATGGAATATACATTTAGAATCTTCTTAGTTCTTGTAACAT ttgtctTAGCCGAAGCTATTCCTTACTTAggattatttatttcgttggTAGGCGCTGTTAGCAGTACAACTTTAGCTTTGTTATTCCCTCCGATCATCGAAATAGTATTGCATTATAACATCTCAGAATTAACCGCGtggattattattaaagatggtGTGATAATACTTGTTGGATTATTAGGATGTGTAACAGGGACTTACGAAAGCCTGCACAGTATAGTTAATCAGTTCGTCGCTGAGGGTAGCTGA
- the LOC111427524 gene encoding venom carboxylesterase-6-like has protein sequence MKYISLYVFILAAVSAEKNLIVQLEDGLVEGFYANSYNGRKFASFEGIPFAAAPVGENRFRPPQPTPKWNGTLKANQVYTCIQFSTNHVLGTEDCLYINVYVPKEKLNRDDKLDVVVHIHGGAFMVGTGHGLAGPSKIMDRDVVYVNFNYRLGPFGFLATEDDVFPGNYGLKDQVQALRWVQANIEHFGGNKDSVTIIGLSAGGASVHLHYFSLNIDEVLFHKGWAQSGSAMNPWSLKIDSLINANKLITDVGCKDEDVNVTLRCMRQRTALQIAENIKGTYATPLLPLVPFGPSYELMDINNKEPFLTTAPYLQLKNGKALDRPFIISQTTEEGLLPAALYYNNLEDLDRDWNELAPYMLDFYHTPRQDWPIISEKIKKYYFKGENITKTNFKSFVNLCNQRLFHMGAELSAKVQANVSNSEVYFMMFGYPGANLNLTKIIYKADVEGVGHAFDANYFYEFNMFNGVRLTAEEEKVKDIMLDFLVSFAKTGKPTSNGIEWNPVGKDYNLKYLLVKNPKDIVMKSKSLSDAEEFWKSLGIKGEYSLY, from the exons atgaaatatatcTCTCTCTATGTGTTCATTCTTG CTGCAGTTAGCgcagaaaaaaatcttattgttCAACTTGAAGATGGTTTGGTGGAAGGTTTCTATGCAAATTCTTATAACGGACGTAAATTCGCTTCATTTGAAGGAATTCCTTTCGCTGCAGCTCCTGTAGGAGAAAATAGATTCAGG cctCCGCAACCAACACCAAAATGGAACGGAACATTAAAAGCAAATCAAGTATACACTTGCATTCAGTTTTCTACAAATCATGTATTAGGTACAGAAGATTGTCTTTATATAAACGTATACGTTCCGAAAGAAAAACTTAACCGCGACGATAAATTGGATGTTGTTGTTCATATTCACGGCGGTGCTTTTATGGTGGGAACTGGTCATGGTTTAGCAGGTCCATCAAAAATTATGGACCGCGATGTAGTATACGTAAATTTTAACTATCGTCTTGGTCCATTTGGTTTTTTAGCAACCGAAGATGACGTTTTTCCCGGAAATTATGGTTTAAAAGATCAAGTTCAAGCTTTACGCTGGGTTCAAGCTAACATAGAACACTTCGGTGGGAATAAAGATTCGGTCACGATTATTGGATTATCTGCAGGAGGAGCAAGCGTtcatttacattattttagtTTGAACATTGATGAGGTTTTATTTCATAAGGGTTGGGCTCAAAGTGGATCAGCCATGAACCCTTGGTCGTTAAAAATagattctttaataaatgcaaataaattaattaccgATGTTGGGTGTAAAGATGAAGATGTCAATGTAACATTGAGATGTATGCGACAAAGAACAGCTTTGCAAATTGCCGAAAATATAAAAGGGACTTATGCAACACCTTTGTTACCTTTAGTACCTTTTGGGCCAAGTTACGAATTGATggatataaataataaggaGCCTTTTTTGACAACAGCGCCTTATTTACAACTTAAAAATGGAAAAGCTTTGGATCGCccatttattatttctcaaactacaGAAGAAGGACTTTTACCAGCTGCTT TGTATTATAACAACTTAGAAGATCTTGATAGGGATTGGAATGAATTAGCGCCGTATATGTTGGACTTTTATCATACGCCGCGACAAGATTGGCCGATAATTtccgaaaaaattaaaaaatactattttaaaggagaaaatatcaccaaaactaattttaaatcgttCGTAAATCTTTGCAATCAACGTCTATTTCATATGGGGGCCGAATTATCAGCTAAAGTGCAAGCTAACGTCTCTAATTCAGAAGTTTACTTTATGATGTTTGGTTATCCTGGAGctaatttaaacttaacaaAGATAATTTATAAAGCAGATGTTG aGGGTGTTGGGCACGCTTTCGATGCTAACTATTTTTACGAGTTTAATATGTTTAACGGCGTCAGATTAACAgctgaagaagaaaaagtaaaagataTAATGTTGGATTTTTTGGTTTCATTTGCTAAAACCGG GAAACCAACTTCAAATGGAATTGAATGGAATCCAGTTGGGaaagattataatttaaaatatttattggttAAAAATCCTAAAGACATTGTAATGAAATCGAAGAGTCTTTCGGACGCTGAAGAGTTTTGGAAATCATTAGGAATTAAAGGAGAATATagtctttattaa
- the LOC139428929 gene encoding proton-coupled amino acid transporter 1-like, whose translation MINYLQTLMHMIKGIIGSGIFSMGVAFKEAGMIIALILTPIIGLVICHCATLLVRIAEYIEILDQEELNEETKTDSSNLRQYSYAELTETVFQRSSILKSTEANNKLAKFMKRFTVIGLCTMNLGFCCCYVVFLGANMSKVLGHFNIYIEIHILMVIAIIPMWLLSLITKLAILAPFSMIANAILFCTTITTLWYICHDLPHVTTTKYVGDADSFPVFVGIVLCTYECIPLIVPLRNDMKEPQKMVGTFGVLNMAFLLITPFVIIMGCLSYMQYGEDIHGTVFINLPETTGVEILITSVCILVILTYPLQMYIPVNIMWPLVTNRFGPFKRPLFSELCFRSLLVAFTLVIGQIIPFIHLIMSLIGAVCSTSLTLFLPPFMDLILFYPQEKVWFKKAIKVTKNGMLFLSAVGTFIFGIYATILSIIEEFAKK comes from the exons atgataaa ctATCTACAAACATTAATGCATATGATAAAAGGCATCATAGGTTCAGGGATATTTTCGATGGGAGTTGCATTTAAAGAAGCCGGAATGATAATTGCCTTGATTTTAACACCGATAATAGGATTAGTAATATGTCATTGTGCTACGTTATTG GTAAGAATTGCAGAATACATTGAGATTTTAGACCAAGAAGAATTAAACGAAGAAACTAAAACGGATTCATCTAATCTTCGCCAATACAGTTACGCAGAATTAACAGAAACTGTTTTTCAGCGATcgtcaattttaaaatcaacggAAGCCAACAATAAATTAGCAAAGTTTATGAAAAGATTTACAGTGATTGGTTTATGTACGATGAATTTGGGGTTTTGTTGCTGTTATGTTGTGTTTTTAGGAGCCAACATGTCTAAA GTTTTAGGGCATTTTAATATATACATAGAAATTCATATTCTTATGGTCATAGCGATCATTCCAATGTGGcttttatcattaataacaaaattagcaATATTAGCTCCGTTTTCTATGATTGCAAAcgcaattttattttgcacCACCATCACAACGTTATGGTATATATGCCATGATTTACCACATGTTACAACAACAAAGTACGTGGGAGATGCTGATAGTTTTCCTGTTTTTGTAGGCATTGTTTTATGCACTTATGAATGTATACCTTTG ATTGTACCTTTAAGAAATGATATGAAAGAACCCCAAAAAATGGTTGGAACGTTTGGAGTATTAAACATGGCGTTTCTGCTAATTACACCTTTCGTAATTATAATGGGATGTTTGTCTTATATGCAATATGGTGAGGATATCCATGGGACAGTGTTCATTAATTTACCTGAGACaac tggagttgaaatattaataaccTCTGTTTGTATATTAGTAATATTAACATATCCACTTCAAATGTATATCCCTGTAAATATAATGTGGCCATTAGTAACAAATCGTTTTGGCCCATTTAAAAGACCACTATTCAGTGAGCTGTGTTTTCGATCATTGCTAGTTGCATTTACTC ttgtaatAGGTCAAATAATTCCTTTTATCCATTTAATAATGTCACTAATCGGAGCTGTGTGTAGTACTTCATTAACACTCTTTTTACCACCCTTTATGGActtgattttgttttatccCCAAGAAAAGGTTTGGTTCAAGAAAGCGattaaagttacaaaaaatgGAATGCTGTTTTTATCAGCCGTAGGAACATTTATATTTGGAATCTATGCCACAATTTTAAGCATAATTGAGGAGTTTGCAAAGAAATAG
- the LOC111427095 gene encoding proton-coupled amino acid transporter 2-like — protein sequence MTNYIQTLMHLIKGILGAGIFSMGVAFKEAGMIIALILTPIMGVVVCHCASLLVRIVEHIELQDEEELKKENSPKKQQYSYAELTELVFKRTSVLKSPEANAKLAKLMKLFIVIGLCTMNLGFCCTYVVFLGTNMTKALGYFNIDIDIHLLMLISVIPMWLLSLITKLEVLAPFSMFANALLVSIIVATLFFVCQDLPNIATTKYVGEIGSFPVYLGIALYTYECIALIIPLRNVMENPKKMVGTFGVLNIGFLLITPFVILMGCLTYLKYGDAISGTVFINLPETTAVEALIMLVCVQVILTYPVQMYIPVTIIWPLITKRLGPFKRPLLSELCFRTLLVSFTLVIGQVIPFIHLIMSLVGAICSTSLTLFLPAFMDMVLFYPKETVWLKKMIKIGKNGVLFILAAGIFIFGMYATIRDIVAEFVKK from the exons ATGACAAA TTATATACAAACATTGATGCACCTTATAAAAGGTATTTTGGGCGCAGGAATATTTTCAATGGGTGTAGCATTTAAAGAAGCCGGTATGATAATTGCTTTAATATTAACTCCGATAATGGGTGTTGTTGTTTGTCACTGTGCTTCGTTATTG GTAAGAATTGTAGAACACATAGAATTAcaagatgaagaagaactaaaaaaagaaaattcacctaaaaaacaacaatataGTTACGCAGAATTAACTGAATTGGTTTTTAAACGAACTTCTGTTTTAAAATCACCAGAAGCAAATGCTAAATTAGCAAAGCttatgaaattgtttatagtAATAGGATTATGTACGATGAATTTGGGGTTTTGCTGCACTTATGTTGTCTTTTTAGGAACAAATATGACAAAA gCTTTAGGTTATTTTAATATAGACATCGATATCCATCTTTTAATGCTCATATCAGTTATTCCAATGTGGcttttatcattaataacaaaattagaaGTGCTCGCACCATTTTCTATGTTCGCAAACGCTCTTTTGGTAAGCATCATTGTtgcaactttattttttgtttgtcaaGATTTACCAAACATTGCAACTACGAAATACGTGGGTGAAATTGGAAGCTTCCCCGTCTATCTTGGTATAGCTTTGTACACGTATGAATGTATAGCATTG ATTATTCCTTTAAGAAATGTAATGGAGAATCCTAAAAAAATGGTGGGAACATTCGGAGTTTTAAACATTGGATTTCTTTTGATTACcccatttgttattttaatggGATGTTTAACTTATTTGAAATATGGTGATGCAATATCTGGAACGGTCTTCATTAATTTGCCAGAAACCac tgCAGTTGAAGCATTAATAATGTTAGTTTGTGTACAAGTAATATTAACATATCCTGTACAAATGTATATTCCAGTAACAATAATATGGCCATTAATAACAAAACGTCTTGGTCCATTTAAACGACCGCTTCTTAGCGAATTGTGTTTCCGAACATTACTTGTTTCATTTACTC TTGTGATAGGTCAAGTAATCCCATTTATTCATTTGATAATGTCATTAGTTGGCGCTATATGCAGTACATCTTTAACACTATTTTTGCCAGCGTTCATGGATATGGTCTTGTTTTATCCGAAAGAAACGGTTTGGTTgaagaaaatgattaaaattggaaaaaatggGGTGTTATTTATCTTAGCTGCtggtatatttatttttggaatgtATGCTACAATACGTGATATAGTTGctgaatttgtaaaaaagtaa
- the LOC111427557 gene encoding proton-coupled amino acid transporter 1-like isoform X1, giving the protein MELNKMQFKGQNTLGVTNPWYGSNASVITNGSRNEDSYMTFQSKEAIISISTEDKREKGGGVHGSGGSHQTTYLDSLMHLFKGNVGSGVFAMGYGFKNAGIMIGPWVIIVLGIICTHCMHVLLSCAKRASRITGAEVRPDFAETVQLCFETGTIAMKRAATYMRKIVNLFLCITQLGFCCVYFVFIADNLKQVLDYYGLIIDVHFHMAILLLPILLSCLIRNLKFLAPLSTVANVFMVIGISITVYYNTQNLPAISERKYVAELHQLPLFFGTALFAFEGIGLVLPLQNEMKRPDEFKKPLGVLNVGMSVVTVIYMMMGLLSYLKYGEDVMGSVTLNLPETDKLAQSVKIMISLAILLTYALQFYIPVDVIWPNVIKTFGPFNHPVLMEYTFRIFLVLVTFVLAEAIPYLGLFISLVGAVSSTTLALLFPPIIEIVLHYNISELTAWIIIKDGVIILVGLLGCVTGTYESLHSIVNQFVAEGS; this is encoded by the exons ATGGAATTAAATAAGATGCAATTTAAAGGCCAAAACACCCTGGGGGTGACAAATCCATGGTACGGATCTAACGCTAGCGTAATTACAAATGGAAGTag AAATGAGGATTCCTATATGACATTTCAGTCTAAAGAGGCAATCATCTCCATTTCGACGGAAGATAAGAGGGAGAAAGGCGGAGGCGTTCATGGTTCTGGAGGATCGCATCAGACTAC aTATTTAGACTCTTTGATGCATCTATTTAAAGGAAACGTCGGATCTGGGGTATTTGCTATGGGATATGGTTTTAAAAATGCGGGGATTATGATTGGACCGTGGGTGATAATAGTTTTAGGTATTATTTGTACGCATTGTATGCATGTTTTG TTATCATGCGCGAAGAGAGCTTCAAGAATAACAGGTGCCGAAGTAAGACCGGATTTTGCAGAAACAGTCCAATTATGTTTTGAAACAGGAACGATCGCAATGAAAAGAGCAGCCACGTACATGaggaaaatcgttaatttgtTCTTGTGTATAACTCAATTAGGATTCTGTTGTGTTTACTTTGTTTTCATCGctgataatttaaaacaa gTTTTGGATTATTACGGTCTTATAATCGACGTACATTTTCATATGGCAATACTCCTCCTTCCAATTCTTCTCAGCTGTTTGATtagaaatttaaagtttctcgCACCTTTATCAACTGTGGCTAACGTTTTTATGGTTATCGGAATTTCCATTACTGTTTATTATAACACCCAAAATCTCCCAGCGATAAGCGAAAGGAAATACGTAGCCGAATTACATCAGTTACCTTTGTTTTTTGGAACCGCACTATTTGCTTTTGAAGGAATCGGCTTG GTTTTACCATTACAAAACGAAATGAAGAGACccgatgaatttaaaaaacctTTGGGAGTTTTAAATGTTGGGATGAGTGTTGTTACCGTTATTTATATGATGATGGGACTTCTTAGTTACTTGAAATATGGAGAAGATGTTATGGGAAGTGTTACGTTGAATCTTCCGGAAACTGATAA attagctcaatctgtcaaaattatgatttctttGGCTATTTTATTAACTTATGCTTTACAATTCTATATCCCAgtagatgttatttggccgaatgtaataaaaacattcggTCCATTTAATCATCCCGTTTTGATGGAATATACATTTAGAATCTTCTTAGTTCTTGTAACAT ttgtctTAGCCGAAGCTATTCCTTACTTAggattatttatttcgttggTAGGCGCTGTTAGCAGTACAACTTTAGCTTTGTTATTCCCTCCGATCATCGAAATAGTATTGCATTATAACATCTCAGAATTAACCGCGtggattattattaaagatggtGTGATAATACTTGTTGGATTATTAGGATGTGTAACAGGGACTTACGAAAGCCTGCACAGTATAGTTAATCAGTTCGTCGCTGAGGGTAGCTGA
- the LOC111427271 gene encoding OCIA domain-containing protein 1 isoform X1: protein MNPGNYNNDDEARKLPPGQQQRTMAQYKFSPEEMRVMRECNKESFWQRCLPLGSALGVAAYLGVQSGYLKRHPRFGPAPKVVVSVIVGYFVGKFSYQSKCAAKLMQLPNSQIGEMLRQRRRGNFQETIDSGFGPGMSLAPFSTPTETYTDVPPSNSLDIDTTRPQYDGLDDNFRPSLDSNPIYEEEMPPETKYSTSYDELRKRNRDEYQNVRTGGYNRIQDQRSQQSSAQVLAKDMQPAETPQQTIRTNKYGDTLI from the exons atgaatccAGGAAATTACAACAACGACGATGAAGCCCGCAAATTACCACCGGGCCAACAACAAAGAACCATGGCCCAG tataaatTTAGTCCAGAAGAAATGCGGGTAATGCGAGAATGCAATAAAGAGAGTTTTTGGCAAAGATGTTTACCTCTCGGATCAGCTTTAGGCGTTGCTGCTTATTTAGGAGTTCAGTCAG GTTATTTAAAAAGGCATCCAAGATTTGGCCCAGCTCCAAAAGTGGTAGTATCAGTAATTGTTGGTTATTTcgttggaaaattttcttatcaaTCCAAATGCGCGGCAAAACTCATGCAATTACCTAACAGTCAAATAGGTGAGATGTTAAGACAAAGAAGAAGAGGGAATTTTCAAGAAAC AATTGATTCTGGTTTTGGTCCTGGAATGTCTTTAGCTCCATTTAGTACCCCCACTGAAACTTACACAGACGTGCCTCCATCAAACAGCTTGGATATCGACACCACCAGACCACAATATGATGGTTTGGATGATAATTTTAGACCTTCTCTCGATAGTA ATCCTATTTACGAAGAAGAAATGCCTCCAGAAACAAAATATAGTACTTCTTATGATGAATTACGAAAGAGAAATCGAGATGAATACCAAAATGTTAGAACTGGTGGTTATAACAG AATACAAGATCAAAGATCGCAGCAATCATCTGCCCAAGTTCTTGCGAAAGATATGCAACCAGCAGAGACCCCACAGCAAACAATTAGAACTAATAAATATGGAgatacattaatttaa